Proteins from a genomic interval of Caldicellulosiruptor diazotrophicus:
- the ruvX gene encoding Holliday junction resolvase RuvX: MRILCLDIGNSRVGVAISDPLKITAQPVMTIELRNKDLFEELDKIFQRYNIEKVVIGYPLSKLHPDQKDEKLKKIDEISEKIESRYNVEIVKWDERFSTKAVERVIYEELNWKRKKKIIDKVAAVYILQGYLDFYNGS, from the coding sequence TTGAGGATTCTTTGTCTTGACATAGGTAACAGCAGAGTTGGTGTTGCAATTTCAGACCCACTCAAAATTACTGCTCAGCCGGTTATGACAATTGAGCTACGAAATAAAGATTTGTTTGAGGAGCTTGACAAGATATTTCAAAGATACAATATAGAAAAGGTTGTGATAGGCTATCCTCTTTCTAAGCTGCATCCTGATCAGAAAGATGAAAAACTCAAAAAAATTGATGAGATTTCTGAAAAGATTGAAAGCAGATACAATGTAGAGATTGTAAAATGGGATGAGAGATTTTCAACAAAAGCTGTTGAAAGGGTGATATATGAAGAACTAAACTGGAAAAGAAAAAAAAAGATAATTGACAAGGTTGCGGCAGTTTATATTCTCCAGGGATATCTTGACTTTTATAATGGAAGCTAA
- a CDS encoding aldo/keto reductase: MEIIKLGNTSLYVSKICFGTLTMGPLQKRLSIEDGARLLAYAYRKGINFVDTAELYETYEYIRKSIQISGIRPVISTKSYAYDKKSAEFSLYKALKELDVDYIDLFMLHEQEGEHTFKGHYEAVEYFLKAKEKGYIKHFGISTHYVKAVKDALKYPEIEVIHPIFNYKGIGIVDGTVDEMAEAIKQAYIHGKGIFAMKIFGGGNLLSNFKQALEFIFDFPYLHSVAIGMQSIFEVDYNIRCFEAKKVYLEKELLENIKTKKLHVESWCEGCGECALHCHQNAISVKDRKVIVDYSKCLCCGYCSSYCKLFALKVI, encoded by the coding sequence ATGGAAATAATTAAACTTGGAAATACATCACTTTATGTGAGCAAAATATGTTTTGGTACATTGACTATGGGACCGCTTCAAAAGAGATTATCTATTGAAGATGGGGCAAGGCTTTTAGCGTACGCATATCGAAAAGGCATAAATTTTGTTGATACTGCTGAGTTGTATGAGACATATGAATACATAAGAAAGTCAATCCAGATAAGTGGGATACGACCTGTGATATCTACAAAATCATATGCTTATGATAAAAAATCAGCAGAGTTTTCTTTATATAAGGCTTTGAAAGAGCTGGATGTTGACTACATAGACCTATTTATGCTCCATGAACAGGAAGGTGAGCATACTTTCAAAGGACATTATGAAGCAGTTGAGTATTTTTTAAAAGCAAAAGAAAAAGGGTATATCAAACATTTTGGCATTTCTACCCACTATGTAAAGGCGGTAAAAGATGCCCTCAAATATCCAGAAATTGAAGTTATCCATCCAATATTTAACTACAAAGGAATCGGAATTGTAGATGGTACAGTTGATGAGATGGCAGAGGCGATAAAACAAGCTTACATACACGGCAAAGGAATTTTTGCTATGAAAATATTTGGTGGAGGCAACCTCCTTTCTAATTTTAAACAAGCGCTTGAGTTTATATTTGACTTTCCATATCTTCATTCTGTTGCAATTGGTATGCAAAGTATATTTGAGGTTGATTATAATATTAGATGCTTTGAGGCAAAGAAGGTTTACTTGGAAAAGGAATTATTAGAAAATATAAAGACAAAAAAGCTTCATGTTGAAAGCTGGTGTGAAGGCTGTGGAGAGTGCGCCTTGCATTGCCACCAAAATGCTATTTCTGTGAAAGATAGAAAAGTGATTGTTGATTACTCCAAATGTCTTTGCTGTGGATACTGCAGCAGCTATTGTAAGCTTTTTGCTTTGAAAGTAATCTGA
- a CDS encoding IreB family regulatory phosphoprotein has translation MNDKTQHFSFEESMDKKVKEILSEVYSALKEKGYNPIAQLVGYLISGDPTYITNHKNARSIIRRIERDEILEEIVKFYIDNNVE, from the coding sequence ATGAACGATAAAACTCAACATTTTTCATTTGAAGAGAGTATGGACAAAAAGGTTAAAGAGATATTGAGTGAGGTTTACAGTGCGCTGAAAGAAAAGGGTTACAATCCAATTGCGCAACTTGTAGGATACTTAATATCGGGCGATCCAACTTATATTACTAATCATAAGAATGCCCGCTCTATAATAAGGAGAATTGAAAGAGATGAAATATTGGAAGAAATTGTTAAGTTTTATATTGATAATAATGTTGAGTAG
- a CDS encoding TrmH family RNA methyltransferase yields MSTKKVEFISSRENECIKRVKKLHDKKYREEFRSFIIEGLKLVKEAIDYQIECINLVIFSQQAKDRYQEFYWECKRLLEDGKIKRVIEIPDKLFEYITTTSTPQGILAECNFVDKDINFIKNLRRVVIANNLQDPGNLGTLIRCADAFEFDAIITTKGTVDIYNPKTIRATMGSLFHLHIMREAEEGKLIKILKDNSFAVYVATPYGDIEISKVVPDKRFCVVIGNESEGVSDSFAKVATRKIKIPMVGKVESLNAAVAASIVLYELRKR; encoded by the coding sequence ATGTCCACAAAAAAAGTTGAGTTTATTAGCAGTCGCGAGAACGAATGTATAAAGAGAGTAAAAAAACTGCATGATAAAAAGTACAGAGAAGAGTTTAGGTCTTTCATAATTGAAGGTTTAAAACTTGTAAAAGAAGCTATTGACTATCAGATTGAATGTATAAACTTGGTGATATTTTCTCAACAGGCGAAAGATAGGTATCAAGAATTTTACTGGGAGTGCAAGCGTCTTTTAGAAGATGGGAAAATAAAAAGAGTTATTGAGATTCCTGATAAGTTGTTTGAATACATTACTACAACTTCTACACCGCAAGGTATTTTAGCTGAGTGTAACTTTGTTGACAAAGACATAAACTTTATAAAAAATCTGAGAAGAGTAGTTATAGCTAACAATCTACAGGACCCTGGCAATTTAGGAACATTAATTAGATGTGCTGATGCATTTGAATTTGATGCTATTATTACAACAAAGGGTACAGTTGATATCTACAATCCCAAGACAATACGTGCCACAATGGGTTCACTTTTTCATCTGCATATTATGAGAGAGGCTGAAGAGGGAAAATTAATCAAAATCCTAAAAGATAATAGCTTTGCAGTTTATGTGGCAACGCCGTATGGTGATATTGAAATTTCAAAAGTTGTTCCTGACAAAAGATTTTGTGTTGTTATTGGTAATGAGTCTGAAGGAGTTAGCGATTCTTTTGCAAAGGTGGCAACAAGAAAGATAAAAATTCCTATGGTTGGCAAAGTAGAGTCTTTAAATGCGGCGGTGGCAGCTTCAATTGTGTTGTATGAATTGAGAAAAAGATAG
- the rplT gene encoding 50S ribosomal protein L20 yields the protein MRIKNGVWARKRHKKWLKLAKGYFGAKSKIFKQAHVAVMRSLRYAYIGRRLKKRDFRRLWITRINAAARQNGLSYSKFMNGLKKAGINLNRKVLADMAVNDQKAFAELVEIAKKQINAQ from the coding sequence ATGAGAATAAAAAATGGTGTTTGGGCAAGAAAGAGACATAAAAAATGGCTAAAACTTGCAAAGGGTTATTTTGGTGCAAAGAGCAAGATTTTTAAACAAGCGCATGTAGCTGTAATGAGGTCTTTAAGATATGCATATATAGGTAGAAGGCTTAAAAAGAGAGATTTTAGAAGGCTGTGGATAACAAGAATTAATGCAGCAGCAAGACAAAATGGTCTTTCGTACAGCAAGTTTATGAATGGTCTTAAGAAAGCAGGAATTAATCTTAATAGAAAAGTCTTAGCAGATATGGCTGTTAATGACCAAAAAGCATTTGCTGAGCTGGTTGAAATTGCTAAAAAGCAAATAAATGCGCAGTAA
- the rpmI gene encoding 50S ribosomal protein L35 translates to MPKLKTHRGLAKRIKISGSGKYLRKKAGKSHLLSGKSRKRKRNLKKTVVVDATNVKAVKKLLPYL, encoded by the coding sequence ATGCCGAAACTAAAAACACATAGAGGTCTTGCAAAAAGAATTAAGATTAGCGGAAGTGGGAAATATTTGAGAAAGAAAGCAGGTAAAAGTCACCTTTTGAGCGGTAAGTCAAGAAAGAGAAAGAGAAATTTGAAAAAGACGGTGGTTGTTGATGCTACTAACGTTAAAGCAGTCAAAAAGCTTTTGCCGTACCTATAA
- the infC gene encoding translation initiation factor IF-3: MLINEQIRDKEVRVIDENGVQLGIMSIKEALRIAEEKKLDLVKIAPHANPPVCKIMDYGKYKFELAKKEKEAKKNQKVINVKEIRLTTTIEEHDFNVKVKNAIRFLQDGDKVKVSIRFRGREVLHPEIGEEIINKFIEKIKEYGVVEKKPKLDGKNLTAVIAPKQQ, translated from the coding sequence TTGCTCATTAATGAGCAGATAAGAGACAAAGAGGTAAGAGTTATTGATGAGAACGGTGTTCAACTTGGAATTATGAGCATAAAAGAGGCACTGAGGATTGCTGAGGAAAAAAAGCTTGATTTAGTTAAGATTGCTCCTCATGCTAATCCGCCTGTGTGCAAGATAATGGATTATGGCAAGTATAAGTTTGAACTTGCCAAAAAAGAGAAAGAGGCAAAGAAAAATCAAAAGGTTATTAACGTAAAAGAAATCAGGCTTACAACCACAATTGAAGAACATGACTTTAACGTAAAAGTAAAAAATGCAATTAGATTTTTACAGGATGGAGACAAAGTAAAGGTATCTATTCGCTTTAGGGGTCGTGAAGTCTTGCATCCTGAAATAGGTGAAGAGATTATAAACAAGTTTATAGAAAAGATAAAAGAGTACGGAGTTGTTGAGAAAAAGCCAAAATTGGATGGTAAGAACCTTACAGCGGTCATTGCGCCAAAACAGCAATAA
- a CDS encoding VOC family protein produces MKKVIPELHLNDCAQAIEYYKDVFGAEVKNVQMADNVPGFENSKGKVLHAELFLSDECVIYLADQFNNTNEGSNITLVIECDSEEEIKMIYNNLSKEGTVRFPLQKTFWGALHAVITDKFGVTWGLNFMLKP; encoded by the coding sequence ATGAAAAAAGTAATTCCTGAACTTCATCTCAATGATTGTGCACAGGCAATAGAATACTATAAAGATGTGTTTGGAGCAGAAGTAAAAAATGTTCAGATGGCTGATAACGTTCCAGGTTTTGAGAATTCCAAAGGTAAGGTACTCCATGCAGAACTTTTTTTATCTGATGAATGCGTAATATATTTAGCAGACCAATTTAATAACACTAATGAAGGAAGCAACATTACACTTGTGATTGAATGTGACTCAGAAGAGGAGATTAAAATGATTTATAATAATCTTTCAAAGGAAGGGACAGTAAGATTTCCTTTACAAAAGACATTTTGGGGTGCGCTACATGCAGTTATAACCGATAAGTTTGGAGTAACGTGGGGACTTAACTTTATGCTAAAGCCATAA
- the larE gene encoding ATP-dependent sacrificial sulfur transferase LarE, which produces MDIIIDETLQGKYEKLKNYIKSLGSLAIAYSGGVDSTFLVKVAYDVLGDRVIAVTATSSTYPKRELNDAITFIKQVGAKHIVIESEELEIEGFNKNPVDRCYYCKKELFEKIWKVAKAHGIEYVADGSNFDDLNDFRPGMKAACELNVVSPLKVAGLTKEDIRKLSKEFGLPTWDKPAFACLSSRIPYGERITKEKLSMIEKAEEYLLGLGFKQVRVRYHQDKLARIEIGKDEMEKFLDIKLIESVRNKFKELGFLYITLDLEGYRTGSMNLSLNL; this is translated from the coding sequence ATGGATATCATAATAGATGAAACATTACAAGGAAAATATGAAAAATTAAAAAACTATATCAAAAGCTTAGGAAGCCTTGCAATTGCTTATTCAGGTGGAGTGGATAGTACATTTTTAGTCAAAGTTGCTTATGATGTTTTAGGAGATAGAGTTATTGCTGTGACTGCAACATCCTCAACCTATCCAAAAAGAGAACTCAATGATGCAATAACATTCATAAAACAAGTAGGAGCAAAACACATAGTCATAGAATCAGAAGAGCTTGAAATTGAGGGATTCAATAAGAACCCTGTTGATAGATGCTATTACTGCAAAAAAGAGCTTTTTGAAAAGATATGGAAAGTAGCAAAGGCACATGGAATTGAGTATGTTGCGGATGGTTCAAACTTTGATGATTTGAATGATTTTAGACCTGGCATGAAGGCGGCATGTGAGCTTAATGTTGTAAGTCCACTTAAAGTTGCTGGGCTTACAAAAGAGGATATTAGGAAATTGTCAAAAGAGTTTGGACTTCCAACATGGGACAAACCTGCCTTTGCATGCCTTTCTTCACGTATACCTTACGGAGAAAGAATAACAAAAGAAAAATTGAGCATGATAGAAAAAGCTGAGGAATATTTACTTGGACTTGGGTTTAAGCAGGTGAGGGTAAGGTATCATCAAGACAAACTTGCACGAATAGAAATAGGTAAGGATGAGATGGAGAAGTTTTTAGATATTAAGTTAATAGAGAGTGTTAGGAATAAGTTTAAAGAGTTAGGTTTTTTGTATATTACTTTAGATTTAGAGGGGTACAGAACAGGGAGTATGAATTTGAGTTTGAATTTGTGA
- the hemL gene encoding glutamate-1-semialdehyde 2,1-aminomutase encodes MRLDKSKEVFDNTKRYIPGGVNSPVRAFKNLSITPPVISKGKGCRIFDIDGNEYIDFVLSWGAMILGHCDHDVVNRIKEVVEDQIAFGAPTEIEYKMAKLVCETAQIDMVRFVNSGTEATMTAVRLAKGYTGKKKIVKFAGCYHGHHDIFLKEAGSAVAELRLKGIDEDIVQNTIVVEYNNLDSVEKAFKENKDEIAAVIIEPVAGNMGVVPAKKEFLQALREICNLHGSLLIFDEVITGFRLSLKGARALYNVEPDLITFGKIIGGGLPCGAVGGKKEIMQCLAPQGNVFQAGTMSGNPIVMSAGYVTIKKLKENPHFYNNLEMLSGKLEKELTQVFSNSNLTFCINRVGSMLTIFFGVEKVENFEMAKMSDLDLFRSFAEYMIKNHIYVPSSQFEAFFLSVAHSENDVEKFVEVAEEFCSSKRK; translated from the coding sequence ATGAGACTTGACAAAAGTAAAGAAGTATTTGACAACACCAAAAGATATATACCAGGCGGGGTTAACAGTCCAGTTCGTGCATTTAAAAATTTGAGTATTACACCGCCTGTCATCTCAAAAGGAAAAGGTTGCCGTATATTTGATATTGATGGCAATGAATACATTGACTTTGTATTATCATGGGGAGCGATGATATTAGGACATTGTGACCATGATGTTGTAAATAGGATAAAAGAAGTGGTGGAAGATCAAATAGCATTTGGTGCTCCAACAGAAATTGAATATAAGATGGCAAAGCTTGTATGTGAGACAGCCCAAATTGATATGGTTCGATTTGTTAATTCAGGGACAGAAGCTACAATGACTGCTGTAAGACTTGCGAAAGGCTATACTGGGAAGAAAAAAATAGTAAAGTTTGCAGGCTGTTATCATGGTCATCATGACATCTTTCTGAAAGAAGCAGGGTCAGCAGTAGCCGAGCTAAGATTAAAGGGAATTGATGAAGACATTGTACAAAATACAATTGTGGTTGAATACAACAATTTAGATTCGGTAGAAAAAGCTTTTAAAGAAAACAAAGATGAGATAGCAGCTGTTATAATCGAGCCTGTGGCAGGGAATATGGGTGTTGTACCTGCCAAAAAAGAGTTTTTGCAAGCCCTAAGAGAAATTTGCAACCTCCACGGCAGTCTTCTGATTTTTGATGAAGTGATAACTGGTTTTAGACTTTCACTGAAAGGTGCAAGAGCTTTATATAATGTTGAGCCGGACCTTATAACTTTTGGAAAGATAATTGGCGGGGGGCTTCCTTGCGGCGCAGTTGGTGGCAAAAAAGAGATAATGCAGTGCTTAGCACCCCAAGGAAATGTCTTTCAGGCAGGTACTATGTCGGGCAATCCAATTGTGATGAGTGCAGGGTACGTTACTATCAAGAAGCTTAAAGAAAATCCTCATTTTTATAATAATTTGGAGATGTTATCAGGAAAACTCGAAAAAGAGTTGACACAAGTCTTTTCTAATTCCAATTTAACTTTTTGCATAAACAGGGTAGGTTCAATGCTAACAATATTTTTTGGAGTTGAAAAGGTAGAAAATTTCGAGATGGCAAAGATGAGCGATTTAGACTTGTTCAGAAGTTTTGCAGAATATATGATAAAAAACCATATTTATGTTCCTTCCTCTCAATTTGAAGCGTTTTTCTTGTCTGTAGCACATAGCGAAAATGATGTAGAAAAATTCGTTGAAGTTGCTGAGGAATTTTGCTCTTCAAAAAGGAAATGA
- the hemB gene encoding porphobilinogen synthase: MEFKRLRRLRQTKALRELFYETRLYSKEFIFPLFIDDGKNVFERMPQLDGIVKVSVDRLHEILDEIKKADIGGVILFGVTSQKDEMGSYATKDDGAVQQAIRKIKEYSKDILVFADVCLCEYTSHGHCGILKGEKIDNDKTIEVLSEIALSYAKAGADIICPSDMMDGRVATIREKLDSHGFVYTPIIPYSAKFASSLYAPFRDVANSRPAFGDRKSYQMPYQNKREALREIEADILEGADAVIIKPALTSLDVISTAKEKFNIPIIAYNVSGEYAMVKSAGKLGLLNEEEVIIEILTAMKRAGADAIITYHALEAAKILNGKEL, translated from the coding sequence ATGGAGTTTAAAAGATTAAGAAGATTAAGACAGACAAAAGCTTTAAGAGAACTTTTTTATGAAACAAGACTTTACAGCAAAGAGTTTATTTTTCCACTGTTTATTGATGATGGTAAAAACGTGTTTGAAAGAATGCCGCAATTAGATGGCATTGTGAAGGTATCTGTTGACAGACTACATGAAATTTTGGATGAGATCAAGAAAGCTGACATTGGCGGTGTAATTTTATTTGGTGTGACTTCACAGAAAGATGAGATGGGCAGTTATGCTACCAAGGATGATGGGGCAGTCCAGCAGGCAATAAGGAAAATAAAAGAATATTCCAAAGATATATTGGTGTTTGCAGATGTGTGCCTTTGTGAGTACACATCTCATGGACATTGCGGTATTTTGAAAGGTGAAAAAATAGACAATGATAAGACAATAGAAGTTTTAAGTGAAATAGCACTGTCCTATGCAAAAGCAGGGGCAGATATAATTTGCCCATCTGATATGATGGACGGAAGGGTTGCCACTATCCGTGAGAAACTTGACAGTCACGGATTTGTTTATACTCCCATCATACCATACAGTGCAAAGTTTGCATCCTCACTTTATGCACCGTTTAGAGATGTAGCAAACTCACGGCCTGCTTTTGGTGACAGAAAAAGTTATCAAATGCCATACCAAAACAAAAGAGAGGCTTTGCGAGAGATAGAAGCTGACATTTTAGAAGGCGCCGATGCAGTAATTATAAAACCTGCTTTGACATCACTTGATGTAATTTCTACTGCAAAAGAGAAATTCAATATTCCTATTATAGCTTATAATGTTAGCGGCGAGTATGCTATGGTAAAAAGTGCTGGCAAGCTTGGTCTTTTGAATGAAGAAGAGGTTATAATTGAGATATTGACTGCTATGAAGAGAGCAGGTGCTGATGCGATTATAACATACCATGCTTTAGAGGCTGCAAAGATATTGAATGGAAAGGAGCTTTAA
- the cobA gene encoding uroporphyrinogen-III C-methyltransferase encodes MKVGKVYIVGAGPYMEDLITVKGLNAIKTADVIIYDRLVNKNLLKLAKDEAIYVYCGKEPKNHTLSQDEIINLIIEYAKKGFNVVRLKGGDPYIFGRGAEEAEKLFENNIPFEIIPGVSSFYSALTFAGIPITYRKLAREFHVFTGHTCDDEELNWNIISKLDGTLIFLMSAENIKSISQKLILHGKQPQTLAAAVINATTGRQKVISGYLEDFATGKFKNQIASPMVFVIGEVIKFRNKLSFYESLPLFGKRIYITRPKSVSRNIKSLLFSLGADVVDGCCSKLVLHREEIDKVLNSLPEYDILVFTSVNGVDSFFDYLIEKNVDVRNIKGDFAAIGKKTALSLQKRGFGVKYIPDEHSSDGLFKIFENEIDKSKKILTVQSKNAEDYLKNSLESLGFEVDTIFAYSMEFTKNPNDAVYDSDIFVFTSSGMFRHFIECYGVEVLSNKIVISIGEHTQKTLESFGIKSIISNEATDEGIVNKILEVVKNGV; translated from the coding sequence TTGAAAGTTGGGAAAGTATATATTGTTGGTGCTGGTCCATACATGGAGGACTTGATAACAGTAAAGGGTCTGAATGCTATAAAAACTGCTGATGTAATAATTTACGATAGGTTAGTAAATAAGAATTTGCTGAAGCTTGCAAAAGATGAGGCAATTTATGTCTACTGTGGCAAAGAGCCAAAAAACCATACCCTTTCTCAGGATGAAATTATAAACTTGATAATAGAATATGCAAAAAAAGGTTTTAATGTTGTTCGGTTAAAAGGTGGAGACCCATATATATTTGGAAGGGGGGCAGAGGAGGCAGAAAAACTATTTGAAAATAACATACCTTTTGAGATTATTCCTGGTGTTAGTTCATTTTACTCTGCTTTAACCTTTGCGGGTATTCCAATCACGTATAGAAAACTTGCACGTGAATTTCATGTGTTTACTGGGCACACGTGCGATGATGAAGAACTGAATTGGAACATAATTTCTAAACTTGATGGAACTTTAATATTTCTCATGTCTGCCGAAAATATTAAAAGTATCTCACAAAAACTGATTTTACACGGCAAACAGCCTCAAACCCTTGCTGCAGCAGTAATTAATGCAACAACTGGTCGGCAAAAAGTAATTAGCGGGTATTTAGAAGACTTTGCAACTGGAAAGTTCAAAAATCAAATTGCATCGCCAATGGTATTTGTAATAGGTGAGGTTATAAAATTTAGAAATAAGCTTTCTTTTTATGAGAGTTTGCCTTTATTTGGTAAGAGAATTTATATCACACGTCCAAAAAGTGTCTCAAGGAATATAAAGAGTTTGCTATTCAGTCTTGGTGCGGACGTTGTTGATGGTTGCTGCTCAAAACTGGTTCTCCATAGGGAGGAGATTGATAAAGTTTTAAACTCTTTGCCAGAGTATGATATATTAGTGTTTACAAGTGTAAATGGTGTTGATAGTTTTTTTGACTACTTGATTGAAAAAAATGTAGATGTAAGAAATATTAAAGGTGACTTTGCTGCAATAGGCAAAAAAACTGCACTTTCACTCCAAAAGAGAGGATTTGGGGTAAAATACATTCCAGATGAACATTCATCAGATGGCTTGTTCAAGATTTTCGAAAATGAAATTGATAAAAGCAAAAAGATATTGACTGTGCAGTCAAAAAATGCAGAAGATTACCTAAAAAATTCCCTTGAAAGCTTGGGATTTGAGGTTGATACCATCTTTGCATATTCAATGGAATTTACTAAAAACCCAAATGACGCAGTTTACGATTCAGATATATTTGTATTCACAAGCTCAGGAATGTTTAGACACTTTATAGAATGCTATGGGGTTGAAGTGCTTTCTAATAAAATAGTCATTTCAATCGGTGAGCATACTCAAAAGACATTGGAAAGTTTCGGTATTAAAAGTATCATTAGTAATGAGGCAACTGATGAGGGAATAGTAAATAAGATTTTGGAGGTTGTTAAAAATGGAGTTTAA
- the hemC gene encoding hydroxymethylbilane synthase, with protein sequence MKKLRIGARDSKLSRIQVDIVARKIKQTLGIECEFVPIKTKGDIDRTKSLKDFKSPGVFVKEIELALLSREIDLAVHSLKDLPCEMDSNFEIVAVVEREDPRDVLVSKDGVGFYQLKPNAKIGTSSLRREVHLKNLREDIQVVNIRGNIETRLSKIESEGLDGVVLAYAALKRLNLDSHVSYIFDVNEITPCPGQGAICIECLKDSPYKSILSKINDTDAYIQTQFERLVLKFLGGGCHSSIGVFCKTDQDKIYAFASILRGDKLVKASIEGDKADFLSLANKLSNMLKS encoded by the coding sequence GTGAAAAAATTAAGGATTGGTGCAAGGGACAGCAAGCTTAGCAGAATTCAAGTTGATATTGTAGCAAGAAAAATCAAGCAAACCTTAGGTATTGAATGTGAATTTGTTCCTATAAAGACAAAAGGAGATATTGATAGAACAAAAAGCCTAAAAGATTTTAAAAGCCCTGGTGTATTTGTAAAGGAGATTGAACTTGCACTTTTATCAAGAGAAATAGATTTAGCTGTCCACAGCTTAAAGGACCTGCCTTGTGAAATGGATAGTAATTTTGAGATTGTTGCAGTTGTTGAAAGGGAGGACCCCAGAGATGTGCTTGTGTCAAAAGATGGTGTGGGATTCTACCAGCTAAAACCAAACGCAAAAATTGGAACAAGCAGTTTAAGAAGGGAGGTACATTTAAAAAATTTAAGAGAAGATATACAGGTTGTTAACATAAGAGGCAATATAGAAACGCGACTTTCAAAGATTGAGTCAGAAGGGCTTGATGGAGTTGTGCTTGCTTATGCTGCATTAAAACGATTAAACTTAGATTCTCATGTGAGTTATATTTTCGATGTAAATGAGATTACACCTTGCCCAGGTCAAGGAGCAATATGCATTGAGTGCCTTAAAGATAGTCCTTATAAAAGCATATTAAGTAAAATAAACGATACTGATGCATATATCCAAACCCAGTTTGAAAGACTTGTTTTGAAGTTTTTGGGAGGAGGGTGTCATTCGTCGATTGGTGTTTTTTGTAAAACAGACCAGGACAAAATTTATGCATTTGCTTCCATTTTAAGAGGTGATAAATTAGTAAAAGCAAGTATTGAGGGTGACAAAGCTGACTTTTTGTCTCTTGCAAATAAGCTAAGTAATATGCTCAAAAGTTAG
- a CDS encoding NAD(P)-dependent oxidoreductase: MLKPDREDILEIDSGFENLMHIGLVANNIKVGVIGAGKASLIKTKTFLKAGCEVEVLSPRFDIGFRRLRCECLKLKKGKFHKSFLNDKHIIVIGVSNKKLEKRIIWHCKRLNKLYLVCSDYKLGNLRLGAQERTDEFVFSLSINRGNPKLSKYLTPKVLNFLQTFAMFCKWATDLREKLKHHPQKDQILEFVCSDDFYYFFKKGYANKVIKLFYEDV, from the coding sequence TTGCTCAAACCTGATAGAGAGGATATTCTTGAAATAGATTCAGGCTTTGAAAATCTCATGCATATTGGACTTGTAGCAAATAACATTAAGGTGGGGGTTATTGGTGCAGGAAAAGCTTCTTTGATAAAAACCAAAACATTTCTAAAAGCTGGCTGCGAGGTTGAAGTTTTGTCGCCAAGGTTTGATATAGGCTTTAGAAGGTTGAGATGTGAATGTCTTAAGCTTAAGAAGGGAAAGTTTCACAAAAGTTTTTTAAATGATAAACACATAATTGTGATTGGAGTGTCAAACAAAAAACTTGAAAAAAGAATTATTTGGCACTGCAAAAGACTGAATAAACTATATCTGGTGTGTTCAGATTATAAGCTTGGAAACTTGAGGCTTGGTGCTCAAGAAAGAACTGATGAATTTGTTTTTAGCTTGTCAATAAATAGGGGAAATCCGAAACTTTCAAAATATCTTACACCGAAAGTTCTCAATTTTCTTCAGACTTTTGCCATGTTCTGCAAATGGGCAACTGATTTGAGAGAAAAATTAAAGCATCACCCGCAAAAAGACCAAATATTGGAATTTGTCTGTTCAGATGACTTTTATTATTTTTTCAAAAAAGGATATGCAAATAAAGTTATAAAGTTATTTTATGAAGATGTTTAA